A genomic region of Penaeus vannamei isolate JL-2024 chromosome 42, ASM4276789v1, whole genome shotgun sequence contains the following coding sequences:
- the rols gene encoding protein TANC2 isoform X1 — MLSVCVVLQAVANWASCKFRKRNDHVPSVSRTPKELHLKDAYARLQDGGICPICRMPFDKGKKRKLIDQCGHERCYSCLFKSETCPICALQAPPKKLQHAQSRSSISPAGGPGRSKLLTNGTFSSYFKGGDPGLPPERPSPSRSVSPRRNVLVSQSHTLSPLYASSSPVSVSYGTLAPPQGHIYSPVGAPGKETPYGTPPTHSRLTPSPAPPKSVGGTPASARRRGIISPRGPPLSPWSRRAIRPNTVNVDSSQHLTALLSSTDKKSTKNISLVRRIKSLWSIDDECDGDTEAPSGGGGDGAEAKDGSDLYMRLGLLLGEGAAPPSSASRTPRAASSHTSFSSLSASSEVNTTTSNNTSPVSTLNGSSEAELRLPGARDPSVESMNSLLSHGAVSSNASASPTTTPRRHSVTTSQPGQVEELSLFGRRRSSVRRSARSAHVKGPIDPKVRFASYRGAQLSLRPLFFEVPQQDPDPLFVGRAWLYREIEAHITADAPTNRGVVITGIVGAGKTAAILQLVEYSCFGRKRDESIYQDPYSKSGGYSRMSLIPEGIKSLASRIVAYHFCQAENSVTCLVPDFVHSVAAQLCQAPQLHAYRDLLLAEPQTQALLALPACVSDPSAALVKGVLEPLHNLRRLGKIGADPLIIVVDGLCEAEYHRPDHADTLASFLARHAVKLPSFIKLVVSVRSQLADLTRLLPFHRISLDPDQRADPAADMPTRDLSDYVGFRCMHSPTIRSNITVTQGKIEGSSQHRFTQHVVAQSKGSMLFIKLILDLIERGHLVMKSGSFKVLPQSLSEIFMLLFNLRFPSVRSFEKVEPILNVVLASLNPLTLPEIYHSVNAGLLYKFLSWDEFLSRFKVLNSFLVKRLDDTFMLFHPALREWLARRAEGEPAKFVCDVRAGHADLALRMSRLEWPLDPEASLELGHHILKAHVYKNMARSLPLSPRDLQALWLAQSSHNVSQALACTRNLYSPNTKVSRLLLLAGASPDYPSEHLHNSPIMGVCAYQGHTEMVALLIEFGADVTLTNSEGVTALGLAASRGHCDVVRLLVQAGASLTAKDRQNMTPMVQAAAAGHLNVVGYLLSCDWPGPDDLLKNQAHQALVAAASNGHNNVVEFLLDMAEVSVDGEDNVTGETALTVAAGAGHTALVAALLRAGASITKANSRGSSPLTSAVRNGHYEVAKLLLSQGVAVESPDAGGRTPLMVAASEGHLGLMELLISRGASITRTDREGLTPLGWACLRGHVHAVQYLADCNADLNHADKSGRTPLDLAAYQGDPIVVQFLLDRGSLIEHVDINGMRPLDRAISARNAAAVQCFLRRGAKLGPATWAMAAGKPNILVMLLNKLQEDGVALCRKGRLKEAAHRFSYALRKLPTGDQGEHTATFTHLRLHLTLNLSRCKRKMNEIEEAIQLADSALKMKSDSYEAYYARARAKREAKRLQEALEDVNEAVKLAPQTRDVRRVLIKIRDEMQNELDSCVSIDLAQLRQLAASVDTLSEADLPMTSSILSESGYSSNI; from the exons aCGCCTACGCCAGACTACAGGACGGAGGCATCTGCCCAATCTGCAGGATGCCTTTTGATAAGGGCAAGAAGAGGAAATTGATCGACCAGTGTGGACACGAGCGGTGCTACTCGTGTCTCTTCAAGTCCGAGACATGTCCGATCTGCGCGCTGCAGG CACCACCAAAGAAGCTCCAGCATGCACAGTCTCGGTCTTCCATATCCCCGGCAGGAGGACCAGGAAGGTCGAAGCTCCTCACAAATG GAACCTTCTCATCATACTTCAAAGGCGGTGACCCAGGACTACCGCCAGAAAGACCTTCTCCTTCACGATCTGTGTCTCCGAGACGCAACGTCCTTGTTTCCCAGTCCCATACCCTCAGTCCTCTCTATGCTTCCTCTAGTCCCGTGAGCGTAAGTTACGGGACACTCGCTCCTCCGCAAGGTCATATTTATTCTCCTGTCGGCGCTCCTGGGAAAGAGACGCCCTATGGCACGCCACCCACTCACTCCCGCTTGACTCCTTCACCCGCCCCTCCAAAGA GTGTGGGAGGAACACCTGCGAGTGCACGGCGCCGGGGGATTATTAGTCCCCGAGGGCCACCCTTATCACCTTGGTCCAGACGTGCCATCCGACCTAACACCGTCAACGTGGACTCCTCACAACATCTAACAG CTCTACTGTCCTCCACCGACAAGAAGAGCACCAAAAATATCAGTCTTGTTCGCAGGATAAAGTCCTTATGGAGCATAG ATGACGAATGTGATGGAGACACAGAGGCACCCagcggaggaggtggtgatggtgcagAGGCCAAAGATGGCAGTGATTTGTACATGCGCCTCGGCCTCCTGTTGGGGGAGGGAGCAGCGCCTCCGAGCTCTGCTTCCAGAACTCCCCGAGCTGCCTCGTCGCACACCTCCTTCAGCTCACTCTCGGCGTCCTCTGAGGTTAATACAACAACCTCAAATAATACCAGCCCAGTATCAACTCTGAATG GTTCCTCAGAGGCAGAGCTAAGACTACCTGGAGCTCGAGACCCCTCAGTTGAGAGTATGAACTCCCTGTTGTCTCACGGAGCAGTTTCCTCCAATGCTTCAGCTTCTCCCACAACCACACCAAGGAGGCATTCAGTTACCA CTTCACAGCCCGGCCAGGTTGAAGAACTGAGCTTATTCGGAAGGCGAAGGTCTTCTGTACGCCGCTCAGCTAGAAGCGCACACGTGAAAGGCCCGATAGACCCCAAAG TGCGATTTGCCAGTTATCGTGGTGCGCAGCTGAGCTTGAGACCTCTGTTCTTTGAAGTGCCTCAACAGGACCCTGATCCTCTGTTTGTGGGCCGAGCGTGGCTTTATCGCGAAATCGAAGCCCACATAACAGCTGATGCCCCAACAAATAGAGGCGTGGTCATCACTGGTATTGTAGGAGCAGGCAAAACAGCAGCAATACTGCAGTTAGTCGAATACAGTTGTTTTGGCCGGAAGAGAGATGAGTCTATATACCAAG ACCCATACAGCAAAAGTGGTGGATACAGTCGCATGAGTTTGATACCTGAAGGCATAAAATCACTAGCATCAAGAATTGTTGCCTACCACTTCTGCCAAGCTGAAAACTCTGTCACGTGCCTTGTCCCAGATTTTGTACATTCTGTTGCTGCTCAGTTGTGTCAGGCACCACAGCTCCATGCATATCGTGACTTACTGTTAGCAGAGCCCCAGACACAGGCCTTGTTAGCGTTGCCTGCCTGTGTAAGTGACCCATCGGCAGCATTAGTGAAAGGTGTACTGGAACCTCTTCACAATCTCCGGCGACTGGGAAAAATTGGTGCAGATCCTCTAATAATTGTTGTTGATGGGCTTTGCGAGGCTGAGTATCATCGTCCAGATCATGCAGATACTCTTGCCTCATTTCTTGCTCGCCATGCAGTCAAACTGCCTTCATTCATCAAGCTGGTAGTTAGTGTACGGTCACAGTTGGCAGATTTAACACGCTTATTGCCTTTCCACCGCATATCACTGGACCCTGACCAGAGAGCCGACCCAGCCGCTGATATGCCCACGCGAGATCTGAGTGACTATGTTGGTTTCCGGTGTATGCATTCACCAACGATTAGATCGAACATCACCGTTACCCAAGGCAAAATAGAAGGGTCCTCTCAGCACCGCTTTACACAACATGTTGTAGCCCAAAGCAAAGGCTCAATGCTGTTTATCAAGTTGATACTAGATCTGATTGAACGAGGACACCTTGTCATGAAGTCTGGTTCATTCAAGGTCTTGCCGCAGTCCCTAAGTGAAATATTCATGCTTCTGTTCAACCTACGGTTTCCCAGTGTGAGAAGCTTCGAAAAAGTGGAACCTATTCTGAATGTTGTACTAGCATCACTTAACCCACTGACATTGCCAGAGATTTATCATTCAGTAAATGCTGGTCTCCTCTACAAATTCCTTTCCTGGGATGAATTCCTCAGTCGTTTTAAGGTACTAAATTCTTTCCTCGTGAAGCGACTCGATGACACCTTTATGCTGTTCCACCCAGCCCTTCGAGAATGGTTGGCAAGACGTGCGGAAGGAGAACCTGCTAAGTTTGTGTGTGATGTAAGAGCCGGTCACGCCGATTTAGCTCTCCGCATGTCTCGGCTGGAATGGCCACTGGATCCAGAAGCTTCACTAGAGCTTGGTCATCACATCCTGAAAGCCCATGTGTACAAGAACATGGCCCGATCTCTTCCACTGTCTCCACGTGATCTGCAGGCATTGTGGCTTGCACAGTCATCACACAATGTCTCTCAGGCGCTTGCTTGCACAAGAAACCTGTACAGCCCCAACACAAAG GTATCGAGGCTGTTACTCCTAGCAGGCGCTTCACCAGACTATCCCAGTGAGCATCTCCACAATTCCCCGATCATGGGAGTGTGTGCTTACCAAGGTCACACAGAGATGGTGGCACTTCTCATCGAGTTCGGTGCTGATGTAACACTAACGAACAGTGAGGGCGTAACTGCTTTAGGCCTGGCTGCATCCCGTGGACACTGTGATGTTGTCCGCCTGTTAGTTCAAGCTGGAGCTTCGTTGACTGCAAAAGATAGGCAGAATATGACCCCAATGGTCCAAGCAGCGGCTGCTGGACACCTCAATGTAGTTGGCTACTTGCTGTCATGTGATTGGCCAGGACCAGATGATCTGCTGAAGAACCAAGCTCATCAAGCGCTGGTCGCTGCTGCCTCAAATGGTCACAACAAT gtGGTGGAATTTCTGTTAGACATGGCAGAAGTGAGTGTTGATGGAGAAGATAATGTAACTGGAGAAACAGCCCTTACAGTAGCTGCTGGTGCAGGTCACACAGCACTAGTCGCCGCCCTTCTCAGAGCTGGGGCAAGTATTACAAAGGCGAACTCAAGAGGATCTTCACCACTGACTTCTGCAGTTCGGAATGGCCATTACGAAGTTGCAAAATTACTGCTGAGTCAGGGTGTTGCCGTAGAGAGTCCAGATGCTGGTGGCCGCACACCACTCATGGTCGCAGCATCTGAAGGACATCTAGGGCTCATGGAATTACTCATTTCTCGTGGTGCCTCAATAAccagaacagacagagaaggtTTGACTCCTCTCGGCTGGGCCTGTTTACGTGGACATGTCCATGCTGTCCAGTACCTTGCTGACTGTAATGCAGACTTAAACCATGCTGACAAATCAGGAAGAACGCCTCTAGACCTAGCTGCATATCAGGGAGACCCCATAGTGGTCCAGTTCCTGTTAGACAGAGGATCATTAATAGAGCATGTGGACATCAATGGAATGAGACCCCTGGACCGTGCTATCAGTGCCCGTAATGCCGCAGCCGTGCAATGCTTTTTGCGACGCGGTGCAAAACTGGGTCCTGCTACATGGGCTATGGCAGCAGGCAAACCAAACATCTT GGTTATGCTATTAAACAAATTACAAGAAGATGGAGTAGCACTTTGCCGCAAAGGTCGTTTGAAAGAAGCAGCCCATCGCTTTTCGTATGCCCTGCGTAAGCTACCCACAGGAGATCAAGGTGAACACACTGCAACCTTCACACATCTACGCTTACATCTTACCCTCAACTTGTCTCGCTGCAAGAGAAAAATGAAT GAAATAGAAGAGGCCATTCAGCTTGCAGATTCAGCTCTCAAGATGAAGAGTGATTCATACGAGGCTTACTATGCTCGAGCCAGAGCCAAGAGGGAGGCCAA GCGTCTGCAAGAAGCCCTGGAAGACGTGAATGAGGCAGTAAAGTTAGCTCCCCAGACTCGTGATGTTCGTCGTGTCTTGATTAAGATTCGAGACGAAATGCAGAATGAGTTGGATTCATGTGTTTCCATCGACCTTGCTCAACTCCGGCAGTTAGCGGCTTCGGTGGACACCCTCTCCGAAGCTGATCTCCCGATGACATCCAGCATCTTATCGGAGTCTGGATATTCCTCAAACATCTAA
- the rols gene encoding protein TANC2 isoform X10, translating to MLSVCVVLQAVANWASCKFRKRNDHVPSVSRTPKELHLKDAYARLQDGGICPICRMPFDKGKKRKLIDQCGHERCYSCLFKSETCPICALQAPPKKLQHAQSRSSISPAGGPGRSKLLTNGVGGTPASARRRGIISPRGPPLSPWSRRAIRPNTVNVDSSQHLTDDECDGDTEAPSGGGGDGAEAKDGSDLYMRLGLLLGEGAAPPSSASRTPRAASSHTSFSSLSASSEVNTTTSNNTSPVSTLNGSSEAELRLPGARDPSVESMNSLLSHGAVSSNASASPTTTPRRHSVTMRFASYRGAQLSLRPLFFEVPQQDPDPLFVGRAWLYREIEAHITADAPTNRGVVITGIVGAGKTAAILQLVEYSCFGRKRDESIYQDPYSKSGGYSRMSLIPEGIKSLASRIVAYHFCQAENSVTCLVPDFVHSVAAQLCQAPQLHAYRDLLLAEPQTQALLALPACVSDPSAALVKGVLEPLHNLRRLGKIGADPLIIVVDGLCEAEYHRPDHADTLASFLARHAVKLPSFIKLVVSVRSQLADLTRLLPFHRISLDPDQRADPAADMPTRDLSDYVGFRCMHSPTIRSNITVTQGKIEGSSQHRFTQHVVAQSKGSMLFIKLILDLIERGHLVMKSGSFKVLPQSLSEIFMLLFNLRFPSVRSFEKVEPILNVVLASLNPLTLPEIYHSVNAGLLYKFLSWDEFLSRFKVLNSFLVKRLDDTFMLFHPALREWLARRAEGEPAKFVCDVRAGHADLALRMSRLEWPLDPEASLELGHHILKAHVYKNMARSLPLSPRDLQALWLAQSSHNVSQALACTRNLYSPNTKVSRLLLLAGASPDYPSEHLHNSPIMGVCAYQGHTEMVALLIEFGADVTLTNSEGVTALGLAASRGHCDVVRLLVQAGASLTAKDRQNMTPMVQAAAAGHLNVVGYLLSCDWPGPDDLLKNQAHQALVAAASNGHNNVVEFLLDMAEVSVDGEDNVTGETALTVAAGAGHTALVAALLRAGASITKANSRGSSPLTSAVRNGHYEVAKLLLSQGVAVESPDAGGRTPLMVAASEGHLGLMELLISRGASITRTDREGLTPLGWACLRGHVHAVQYLADCNADLNHADKSGRTPLDLAAYQGDPIVVQFLLDRGSLIEHVDINGMRPLDRAISARNAAAVQCFLRRGAKLGPATWAMAAGKPNILVMLLNKLQEDGVALCRKGRLKEAAHRFSYALRKLPTGDQGEHTATFTHLRLHLTLNLSRCKRKMNEIEEAIQLADSALKMKSDSYEAYYARARAKREAKRLQEALEDVNEAVKLAPQTRDVRRVLIKIRDEMQNELDSCVSIDLAQLRQLAASVDTLSEADLPMTSSILSESGYSSNI from the exons aCGCCTACGCCAGACTACAGGACGGAGGCATCTGCCCAATCTGCAGGATGCCTTTTGATAAGGGCAAGAAGAGGAAATTGATCGACCAGTGTGGACACGAGCGGTGCTACTCGTGTCTCTTCAAGTCCGAGACATGTCCGATCTGCGCGCTGCAGG CACCACCAAAGAAGCTCCAGCATGCACAGTCTCGGTCTTCCATATCCCCGGCAGGAGGACCAGGAAGGTCGAAGCTCCTCACAAATG GTGTGGGAGGAACACCTGCGAGTGCACGGCGCCGGGGGATTATTAGTCCCCGAGGGCCACCCTTATCACCTTGGTCCAGACGTGCCATCCGACCTAACACCGTCAACGTGGACTCCTCACAACATCTAACAG ATGACGAATGTGATGGAGACACAGAGGCACCCagcggaggaggtggtgatggtgcagAGGCCAAAGATGGCAGTGATTTGTACATGCGCCTCGGCCTCCTGTTGGGGGAGGGAGCAGCGCCTCCGAGCTCTGCTTCCAGAACTCCCCGAGCTGCCTCGTCGCACACCTCCTTCAGCTCACTCTCGGCGTCCTCTGAGGTTAATACAACAACCTCAAATAATACCAGCCCAGTATCAACTCTGAATG GTTCCTCAGAGGCAGAGCTAAGACTACCTGGAGCTCGAGACCCCTCAGTTGAGAGTATGAACTCCCTGTTGTCTCACGGAGCAGTTTCCTCCAATGCTTCAGCTTCTCCCACAACCACACCAAGGAGGCATTCAGTTACCA TGCGATTTGCCAGTTATCGTGGTGCGCAGCTGAGCTTGAGACCTCTGTTCTTTGAAGTGCCTCAACAGGACCCTGATCCTCTGTTTGTGGGCCGAGCGTGGCTTTATCGCGAAATCGAAGCCCACATAACAGCTGATGCCCCAACAAATAGAGGCGTGGTCATCACTGGTATTGTAGGAGCAGGCAAAACAGCAGCAATACTGCAGTTAGTCGAATACAGTTGTTTTGGCCGGAAGAGAGATGAGTCTATATACCAAG ACCCATACAGCAAAAGTGGTGGATACAGTCGCATGAGTTTGATACCTGAAGGCATAAAATCACTAGCATCAAGAATTGTTGCCTACCACTTCTGCCAAGCTGAAAACTCTGTCACGTGCCTTGTCCCAGATTTTGTACATTCTGTTGCTGCTCAGTTGTGTCAGGCACCACAGCTCCATGCATATCGTGACTTACTGTTAGCAGAGCCCCAGACACAGGCCTTGTTAGCGTTGCCTGCCTGTGTAAGTGACCCATCGGCAGCATTAGTGAAAGGTGTACTGGAACCTCTTCACAATCTCCGGCGACTGGGAAAAATTGGTGCAGATCCTCTAATAATTGTTGTTGATGGGCTTTGCGAGGCTGAGTATCATCGTCCAGATCATGCAGATACTCTTGCCTCATTTCTTGCTCGCCATGCAGTCAAACTGCCTTCATTCATCAAGCTGGTAGTTAGTGTACGGTCACAGTTGGCAGATTTAACACGCTTATTGCCTTTCCACCGCATATCACTGGACCCTGACCAGAGAGCCGACCCAGCCGCTGATATGCCCACGCGAGATCTGAGTGACTATGTTGGTTTCCGGTGTATGCATTCACCAACGATTAGATCGAACATCACCGTTACCCAAGGCAAAATAGAAGGGTCCTCTCAGCACCGCTTTACACAACATGTTGTAGCCCAAAGCAAAGGCTCAATGCTGTTTATCAAGTTGATACTAGATCTGATTGAACGAGGACACCTTGTCATGAAGTCTGGTTCATTCAAGGTCTTGCCGCAGTCCCTAAGTGAAATATTCATGCTTCTGTTCAACCTACGGTTTCCCAGTGTGAGAAGCTTCGAAAAAGTGGAACCTATTCTGAATGTTGTACTAGCATCACTTAACCCACTGACATTGCCAGAGATTTATCATTCAGTAAATGCTGGTCTCCTCTACAAATTCCTTTCCTGGGATGAATTCCTCAGTCGTTTTAAGGTACTAAATTCTTTCCTCGTGAAGCGACTCGATGACACCTTTATGCTGTTCCACCCAGCCCTTCGAGAATGGTTGGCAAGACGTGCGGAAGGAGAACCTGCTAAGTTTGTGTGTGATGTAAGAGCCGGTCACGCCGATTTAGCTCTCCGCATGTCTCGGCTGGAATGGCCACTGGATCCAGAAGCTTCACTAGAGCTTGGTCATCACATCCTGAAAGCCCATGTGTACAAGAACATGGCCCGATCTCTTCCACTGTCTCCACGTGATCTGCAGGCATTGTGGCTTGCACAGTCATCACACAATGTCTCTCAGGCGCTTGCTTGCACAAGAAACCTGTACAGCCCCAACACAAAG GTATCGAGGCTGTTACTCCTAGCAGGCGCTTCACCAGACTATCCCAGTGAGCATCTCCACAATTCCCCGATCATGGGAGTGTGTGCTTACCAAGGTCACACAGAGATGGTGGCACTTCTCATCGAGTTCGGTGCTGATGTAACACTAACGAACAGTGAGGGCGTAACTGCTTTAGGCCTGGCTGCATCCCGTGGACACTGTGATGTTGTCCGCCTGTTAGTTCAAGCTGGAGCTTCGTTGACTGCAAAAGATAGGCAGAATATGACCCCAATGGTCCAAGCAGCGGCTGCTGGACACCTCAATGTAGTTGGCTACTTGCTGTCATGTGATTGGCCAGGACCAGATGATCTGCTGAAGAACCAAGCTCATCAAGCGCTGGTCGCTGCTGCCTCAAATGGTCACAACAAT gtGGTGGAATTTCTGTTAGACATGGCAGAAGTGAGTGTTGATGGAGAAGATAATGTAACTGGAGAAACAGCCCTTACAGTAGCTGCTGGTGCAGGTCACACAGCACTAGTCGCCGCCCTTCTCAGAGCTGGGGCAAGTATTACAAAGGCGAACTCAAGAGGATCTTCACCACTGACTTCTGCAGTTCGGAATGGCCATTACGAAGTTGCAAAATTACTGCTGAGTCAGGGTGTTGCCGTAGAGAGTCCAGATGCTGGTGGCCGCACACCACTCATGGTCGCAGCATCTGAAGGACATCTAGGGCTCATGGAATTACTCATTTCTCGTGGTGCCTCAATAAccagaacagacagagaaggtTTGACTCCTCTCGGCTGGGCCTGTTTACGTGGACATGTCCATGCTGTCCAGTACCTTGCTGACTGTAATGCAGACTTAAACCATGCTGACAAATCAGGAAGAACGCCTCTAGACCTAGCTGCATATCAGGGAGACCCCATAGTGGTCCAGTTCCTGTTAGACAGAGGATCATTAATAGAGCATGTGGACATCAATGGAATGAGACCCCTGGACCGTGCTATCAGTGCCCGTAATGCCGCAGCCGTGCAATGCTTTTTGCGACGCGGTGCAAAACTGGGTCCTGCTACATGGGCTATGGCAGCAGGCAAACCAAACATCTT GGTTATGCTATTAAACAAATTACAAGAAGATGGAGTAGCACTTTGCCGCAAAGGTCGTTTGAAAGAAGCAGCCCATCGCTTTTCGTATGCCCTGCGTAAGCTACCCACAGGAGATCAAGGTGAACACACTGCAACCTTCACACATCTACGCTTACATCTTACCCTCAACTTGTCTCGCTGCAAGAGAAAAATGAAT GAAATAGAAGAGGCCATTCAGCTTGCAGATTCAGCTCTCAAGATGAAGAGTGATTCATACGAGGCTTACTATGCTCGAGCCAGAGCCAAGAGGGAGGCCAA GCGTCTGCAAGAAGCCCTGGAAGACGTGAATGAGGCAGTAAAGTTAGCTCCCCAGACTCGTGATGTTCGTCGTGTCTTGATTAAGATTCGAGACGAAATGCAGAATGAGTTGGATTCATGTGTTTCCATCGACCTTGCTCAACTCCGGCAGTTAGCGGCTTCGGTGGACACCCTCTCCGAAGCTGATCTCCCGATGACATCCAGCATCTTATCGGAGTCTGGATATTCCTCAAACATCTAA